A stretch of Campylobacter volucris DNA encodes these proteins:
- a CDS encoding CinA family protein, which translates to MKHLIIVIGNELIINENYMRYIYEEYKKQFLELHEIKFINKPDKELPFLLQNLAQEYSYISIFCINEHYATIAKILATLSDDTLILENDTLVPSKSNNVKNSFLITIDDCSINLLNANIASKLPQILNKPELNYAHFCLLDIDEMSANLLLDTLTKSFEIQTNSSALLENLICIRASASQYGKLEGFLKGVFKLFNTKVFLGNDPIKFITKKLLEKNLKISFAESCTAGLCASKLAQFDGISSIFEGSLITYSNRLKNSWLGVSNDTLESISEYSDRCVYFMLKGVFKTANPDFALAISGVAGENNDKNTKAGTIYIGAMYKDGTFLQECIHIQGNRNYTREQACLAAFCLMLKLKPEIFFGF; encoded by the coding sequence ATGAAACATTTAATCATTGTAATTGGTAATGAATTAATTATTAATGAAAATTACATGCGTTATATTTATGAAGAATACAAAAAGCAATTTTTAGAACTTCATGAAATCAAATTTATCAACAAACCCGACAAAGAACTTCCTTTTTTACTACAAAATCTTGCTCAAGAATACAGCTACATCAGTATATTTTGTATCAATGAGCACTATGCTACCATAGCAAAAATTTTGGCCACTCTTAGCGATGATACACTTATTTTAGAAAATGACACCCTAGTTCCATCTAAATCAAACAATGTAAAAAATAGCTTTTTAATCACTATAGATGATTGCTCTATCAATTTACTTAATGCAAATATCGCTTCAAAATTGCCTCAAATTTTAAACAAACCTGAGTTAAATTATGCCCACTTTTGTCTTTTAGATATCGATGAAATGAGTGCAAATCTTTTACTTGATACTTTGACAAAATCTTTTGAAATTCAAACTAATTCTAGTGCTTTGCTTGAAAATTTAATATGTATTCGCGCAAGTGCTAGTCAATATGGAAAATTAGAAGGCTTTTTAAAAGGGGTTTTTAAACTTTTTAATACAAAAGTATTTTTAGGAAATGATCCTATCAAATTTATCACAAAAAAACTTTTAGAAAAAAATCTAAAAATTTCTTTTGCTGAAAGTTGCACAGCAGGATTATGTGCTTCAAAACTAGCCCAATTTGATGGAATTTCAAGCATTTTTGAAGGCTCTTTGATAACTTATTCTAATCGTTTAAAAAATTCATGGCTTGGGGTAAGCAATGATACCTTAGAAAGTATAAGTGAGTATTCTGATAGATGTGTGTATTTTATGCTAAAAGGTGTATTTAAAACAGCAAATCCTGATTTTGCCTTAGCAATTAGTGGAGTAGCTGGGGAAAATAATGATAAAAACACCAAAGCTGGCACCATTTACATAGGAGCCATGTATAAAGATGGGACATTTTTGCAAGAATGCATCCATATACAAGGCAATAGAAACTACACAAGAGAGCAAGCTTGTTTAGCTGCTTTTTGTTTGATGTTAAAATTAAAACCTGAAATTTTCTTTGGATTTTAA
- a CDS encoding exodeoxyribonuclease VII small subunit, whose amino-acid sequence MEFEDYIKQAEESLEKLNDKDLKLQTCVEIYKDGLKNIQAARELLEKAKLEIEQIDE is encoded by the coding sequence ATGGAATTTGAAGATTATATCAAACAAGCTGAAGAATCTTTAGAAAAACTTAACGATAAAGATTTAAAGCTTCAAACTTGTGTGGAAATTTACAAAGATGGTTTAAAGAATATCCAAGCAGCAAGAGAGCTTTTAGAAAAAGCTAAATTAGAAATAGAGCAAATTGATGAGTAG
- the guaB gene encoding IMP dehydrogenase, with protein sequence MRILKRALTFEDVLLVPQYSEVLPKEVDIKTKLTKNITLNMPLISAAMDTVTEHRAAIMMARLGGIGVIHKNMDIASQVREVKRVKKSESGVIIDPIYIDAKASVKEVLELMAEYRISGVPVVDENKILIGILTNRDLRFETNFDNLVENVMTKMPLITAKKGSTLDDAERIFSTNKVEKLPIVDENNHLEGLITIKDLKKRKEYPNSNKDSYGRLRVAAAVGVGQIDRVRALVEAEVDVIVMDSAHGHSKGIIDTLKAIKAEFKVDVIVGNVASAKAVKDLCEAGADAIKIGIGPGSICTTRIVSGVGVPQISAIDECAIEANKYGVPVIADGGIKYSGDIAKAIAAGASSVMIGSLLAGTDESPGELFTYQGRQYKSYRGMGSLGAMQKGSSDRYFQEGTAQDKLVPEGIEGRVPYVGSMKNVIHQLLGGLRSSMGYVGAPSIKDFQEKAEFVEITAAGLKESHVHDVTITAEAPNYKVSN encoded by the coding sequence ATGAGAATTCTTAAACGCGCTTTAACTTTTGAAGATGTTTTATTAGTCCCTCAATACTCAGAGGTATTACCAAAAGAAGTAGATATTAAAACCAAATTAACTAAAAATATTACTTTAAATATGCCTTTGATTTCAGCAGCAATGGATACAGTAACCGAGCATAGAGCTGCTATCATGATGGCTAGACTTGGTGGCATAGGAGTTATTCATAAAAATATGGATATAGCTTCTCAAGTTAGGGAAGTAAAAAGAGTTAAAAAAAGCGAAAGCGGGGTGATTATAGATCCTATTTACATCGATGCTAAAGCAAGTGTAAAAGAAGTATTAGAACTTATGGCAGAATATAGAATTTCTGGAGTTCCTGTGGTAGATGAAAATAAAATTTTAATAGGAATTTTAACCAATCGTGATTTAAGATTTGAAACCAATTTTGATAATTTAGTTGAAAATGTAATGACAAAAATGCCTTTAATCACTGCTAAAAAAGGCTCTACTTTAGATGATGCTGAAAGAATTTTTTCAACCAATAAAGTCGAAAAACTTCCAATTGTTGATGAAAATAATCATTTAGAGGGTTTAATCACCATAAAAGATCTTAAAAAACGCAAAGAATATCCTAATTCAAATAAAGATTCTTATGGAAGATTAAGAGTAGCAGCAGCAGTTGGTGTAGGGCAAATTGATCGTGTGAGAGCTTTAGTAGAAGCTGAAGTAGATGTGATTGTAATGGATAGTGCTCATGGACATTCTAAAGGCATTATTGATACTTTAAAGGCTATTAAGGCTGAATTTAAAGTAGATGTGATTGTAGGAAATGTTGCTAGTGCAAAAGCTGTAAAAGACTTGTGTGAAGCAGGTGCTGATGCGATAAAAATCGGTATAGGGCCAGGTAGTATTTGCACTACACGCATTGTATCAGGTGTAGGTGTACCTCAAATTTCAGCTATTGATGAGTGCGCTATAGAGGCTAATAAATATGGAGTGCCAGTAATCGCTGATGGGGGCATAAAATACTCAGGTGATATAGCAAAAGCTATCGCAGCAGGTGCAAGTAGTGTGATGATAGGTTCGCTTTTAGCAGGAACTGATGAGAGTCCAGGGGAACTTTTTACTTATCAAGGAAGACAATATAAATCTTATCGTGGTATGGGAAGTTTAGGTGCTATGCAAAAAGGAAGTTCAGATAGATATTTTCAAGAAGGCACAGCACAAGATAAACTAGTGCCAGAAGGTATTGAAGGAAGGGTTCCTTATGTAGGAAGTATGAAAAATGTTATCCATCAACTTTTAGGCGGTCTTAGATCTTCTATGGGTTATGTAGGTGCTCCAAGTATTAAAGATTTCCAAGAAAAGGCTGAATTTGTAGAAATTACCGCAGCAGGTTTAAAGGAAAGTCATGTGCATGATGTTACAATTACCGCTGAAGCACCAAATTACAAAGTGAGTAATTGA
- the gatA gene encoding Asp-tRNA(Asn)/Glu-tRNA(Gln) amidotransferase subunit GatA: MVTLKEALKFSQEELENLKKELNQKALEQKHLGAYVEQFLGKDLTNSGSGVPIAIKDNISVKDWELTCASKILQGYVAPYDASVITSLRKHNFSPFGRCNMDEFAMGSTSASSFYGKTLNPLDHTKVPGGSSGGSAAAVAAGIALASLGSDTGGSVRQPAAFCGCVGFKPSYGRVSRYGLAAYSSSLDQIGVLTQNVEDAAILYDVIAGYDEKDSTSANIAFEPTTPKLNANRKLKITVIKNYIEQTNDDVKEALLKTIDMLKANNHEIVYKDLMDSKFDVATYYIIAAAEASANLSRYDGVRYGRRSQDCENLNDLYVKSRSEGFGEEVKRRILLGTFVLSSGYYDACYVKAQKARRFIKQKYEEILSDCDLIFMPVTPSVAFDFGACKSPVQMYLEDVFTISVNLAGLGGISVPIATNKDGLNISAQFVCKAYDEQTLLDGALNLEMLVKNKG; this comes from the coding sequence ATGGTAACTTTAAAAGAGGCTTTAAAATTTTCACAAGAAGAGTTAGAAAATTTAAAAAAAGAATTAAATCAAAAAGCATTAGAGCAAAAACATTTAGGTGCTTATGTAGAGCAATTTTTGGGTAAAGATTTGACAAATTCAGGCTCAGGGGTACCTATAGCAATTAAAGATAATATTAGCGTGAAAGATTGGGAATTAACTTGTGCTTCTAAAATTTTACAAGGTTATGTTGCTCCTTATGATGCTAGTGTAATTACTAGTCTAAGAAAACATAATTTTTCTCCTTTTGGAAGATGCAATATGGACGAATTTGCCATGGGTAGCACTAGTGCATCTTCATTTTATGGTAAAACATTAAATCCACTCGATCACACAAAAGTTCCTGGTGGAAGTAGTGGTGGAAGTGCAGCAGCTGTGGCTGCAGGTATAGCCTTAGCAAGCTTGGGTTCAGATACAGGAGGCTCTGTAAGACAACCTGCTGCTTTTTGTGGATGTGTAGGATTTAAGCCAAGCTATGGAAGAGTGAGTAGATACGGCTTGGCAGCATATTCTTCGAGCCTTGATCAAATAGGAGTTTTAACGCAAAATGTAGAAGATGCGGCTATTTTATATGATGTTATAGCTGGATATGATGAAAAAGATAGCACTAGTGCTAATATAGCTTTTGAACCAACTACGCCAAAATTAAATGCTAATAGAAAATTAAAAATTACTGTTATTAAAAATTACATAGAGCAAACTAATGATGATGTGAAAGAAGCTTTGTTAAAAACTATTGATATGTTAAAAGCAAATAATCATGAGATAGTTTATAAAGATTTGATGGATTCTAAATTTGATGTTGCTACTTATTATATCATTGCAGCAGCTGAAGCAAGTGCAAATTTAAGTCGTTATGATGGAGTTCGTTATGGACGCAGAAGTCAAGATTGTGAAAATTTAAATGATTTATATGTTAAGAGCAGAAGTGAAGGTTTTGGAGAGGAAGTAAAAAGAAGAATACTACTTGGAACTTTTGTTTTAAGTAGTGGTTATTATGATGCTTGTTATGTGAAAGCTCAAAAAGCTAGGAGATTTATTAAGCAAAAATATGAAGAGATTTTAAGTGATTGTGATTTGATTTTTATGCCTGTAACTCCTAGCGTGGCTTTTGACTTTGGAGCTTGTAAGAGTCCAGTTCAAATGTATTTAGAAGATGTATTTACAATTTCGGTGAATTTGGCTGGCCTTGGTGGTATTAGCGTGCCAATTGCTACTAATAAAGATGGTTTAAATATCTCAGCTCAATTTGTATGTAAGGCTTATGATGAACAAACCTTGCTAGATGGTGCTTTAAATTTAGAAATGTTAGTCAAAAATAAAGGATAA
- a CDS encoding carbon-nitrogen hydrolase family protein: MSSVVALQFPTLALSESRLDYYLKAAKESGANLVVLGEYVLNSFFIELQNMPKSMIKEQSESKKESLIKLSKKYDLTIIAPFISVENNGLKKLCLKVSPQSIKSYEQQILMPYAHWNEDKFFNNKKSEKLKLFIFMHEKLKCALLFGFEAHFDVFWQMIMKKKIDLVIIPTASTFESNQRWLELLKTRAFLNSTNILRVNRIGNLKQENEWKFYGDSFFIDAFGQLQEQLGDKEEMLVVQVAKANEARALWAFDKINKNFEN; encoded by the coding sequence ATGAGTAGTGTAGTTGCTTTACAATTTCCTACTTTAGCCTTAAGTGAATCAAGATTAGATTATTATTTAAAAGCAGCCAAGGAAAGCGGTGCAAATTTGGTTGTTTTAGGTGAGTATGTTTTAAATAGTTTTTTTATAGAACTACAAAATATGCCAAAAAGTATGATTAAAGAACAAAGCGAGAGTAAAAAAGAAAGCTTAATTAAGCTTTCTAAAAAATATGACTTAACTATCATAGCACCCTTTATAAGCGTTGAAAATAATGGCTTAAAAAAGCTTTGCTTGAAAGTAAGCCCACAAAGTATAAAATCATACGAACAACAAATTTTAATGCCTTATGCACATTGGAATGAGGATAAATTTTTTAACAACAAAAAGAGCGAGAAATTAAAACTTTTTATTTTTATGCATGAAAAATTAAAATGTGCTTTACTTTTTGGCTTTGAAGCACATTTTGATGTGTTTTGGCAAATGATTATGAAAAAAAAGATTGATTTAGTTATCATTCCTACAGCTAGCACTTTTGAGAGCAATCAAAGATGGCTGGAATTATTAAAAACTAGAGCTTTTTTAAATTCTACTAATATTTTAAGAGTAAATCGCATAGGAAATTTAAAACAAGAAAATGAGTGGAAATTTTATGGCGACAGCTTTTTTATCGATGCTTTTGGACAGCTACAAGAGCAATTAGGTGATAAAGAAGAAATGCTAGTAGTACAAGTAGCCAAAGCAAACGAAGCTAGAGCTTTATGGGCTTTTGATAAGATAAATAAAAATTTTGAAAATTAA
- the murC gene encoding UDP-N-acetylmuramate--L-alanine ligase codes for MQKIHFIGIGGIGISALARFLKEQGFEISGSDIKESKTTKELEKEGISIKIPHHKDNVKNVDLVVYSAAIKEDNEELLSAKEQNISTLSRKEALPMILKDKRVFAVAGAHGKSTTSSILASLIEASVIIGAVLKESGTNMLYKESQNIIFEADESDSSFLNSNPYLAIVTNVEAEHLDHYGNDLARLHKAYEDFLNLSKIQVINAEDEFLAKLNLSNCKKLYPSKDIKNIRMSVENFKPKIHFELKDFGEFGVCGMGEHVALDASLAILAASEFLSTDQIRTNLQNYQGIKKRFDILFANEKMALIDDYGHHPTEIKTTLKAAKEYANLAGYKKLIAIFEPHRYTRLSANVEYFSQVLSCVDELYILPVYAAGEAKIDINMQKYFPNAHFIKDIKREQNAIYLDEILLDSGLVIGFGAGDISVKLRGKYV; via the coding sequence ATGCAAAAAATTCATTTCATAGGTATAGGTGGTATAGGTATTTCAGCATTGGCTAGATTTTTAAAAGAGCAAGGCTTTGAAATTAGCGGTTCTGATATAAAAGAAAGCAAAACCACAAAAGAATTAGAAAAAGAAGGGATCAGCATAAAAATTCCACATCATAAAGATAATGTTAAAAATGTGGATTTAGTGGTGTATTCAGCAGCTATTAAAGAAGATAACGAAGAATTATTAAGCGCAAAAGAACAAAACATTTCTACTCTTTCAAGAAAAGAAGCTTTGCCTATGATTTTAAAAGATAAAAGAGTTTTTGCAGTGGCAGGAGCTCATGGTAAAAGCACTACTTCAAGTATTTTAGCAAGTTTAATAGAAGCTTCAGTGATCATCGGTGCAGTTTTAAAAGAAAGTGGTACCAATATGCTTTATAAAGAAAGCCAAAATATCATTTTTGAAGCTGATGAGAGCGATAGCTCTTTTTTAAATTCAAATCCTTATTTGGCTATCGTAACCAATGTCGAAGCAGAACATTTAGATCATTATGGAAATGATCTTGCTAGATTGCACAAAGCTTATGAGGATTTTTTAAATTTATCTAAAATTCAAGTTATCAATGCTGAAGATGAATTTTTAGCAAAATTGAATTTGTCTAATTGTAAAAAATTATATCCAAGCAAAGACATTAAAAATATCCGTATGAGTGTAGAAAATTTTAAACCTAAAATTCATTTTGAGTTAAAAGATTTTGGAGAATTTGGTGTTTGTGGTATGGGAGAGCATGTAGCGCTTGATGCTTCTTTGGCTATTTTAGCTGCAAGTGAATTTTTAAGCACGGATCAAATTCGAACAAATTTGCAAAATTATCAAGGCATTAAAAAAAGATTTGATATTTTATTTGCTAATGAAAAGATGGCTTTAATAGATGATTATGGTCATCATCCAACAGAAATCAAAACCACGCTAAAAGCAGCTAAAGAATATGCAAATTTAGCTGGATATAAAAAGCTTATAGCTATTTTTGAACCACATCGTTATACTCGTTTGAGTGCGAATGTGGAGTATTTTAGTCAAGTGTTATCTTGCGTTGATGAATTATATATCTTACCTGTATATGCAGCAGGTGAAGCTAAAATAGACATAAATATGCAAAAATATTTTCCAAATGCACATTTTATAAAAGATATCAAAAGAGAGCAAAATGCCATTTATCTTGATGAAATTTTATTAGATAGTGGCTTGGTAATTGGCTTTGGTGCAGGAGATATTAGCGTAAAACTTAGAGGTAAATATGTTTAA
- a CDS encoding ShlB/FhaC/HecB family hemolysin secretion/activation protein produces the protein MKKILLSTIAFSSLIYANESFVETSNNIEKIIELSPDRNIPQNKAIQENLKTKQEYEKMQENKKEFENKKEELKEKIEQQNKIKTEDKESKIGIKYKFVITNENVSFKKLGMKEEDLQNLIREFDTTALNLQELQDICNLIAYYFQVNGYPAAVAYIPQQEFDGENVQINISLGVLGSYIIKNKTTIKDHFIESKLNQRIKNKIISTRLIEDSVYKVNEMYGLQTLAGLQAGVNLGETDVVIEVEPITKANVLLYADNYGNKNTGEYRAGISMGFNSIFNMGDYYNFYLQSSNESQINYGANYTFFLGNLKITPSISQGSYSLGGDYEGLGFSGTSRNIGVDFSYPVWIDTYSSLYFTSSFYHKILSDVTADILTFDKSSNVGSMGLEGLLRSFENNTFSYSAKVSVGKVNDDGTTIFGDTSKSDSNGFGWFRKLNASVNNYYSINEYITHTININYQKVLGNFELDPSESSFLGGAYGVRAYGDGEGSGDNTIIANFGIRINIPNTNLYFTPFYDVGYAWYEKDSGNRLADEHFLDAVGLQILYNKASKYYIKLDVARALHKYKYDDEHRMKLYLSTGLYF, from the coding sequence ATGAAAAAAATTTTGCTTAGCACTATAGCTTTTAGCTCTTTAATATATGCCAATGAAAGCTTTGTTGAGACTAGTAATAATATAGAAAAAATTATAGAATTATCTCCTGATAGAAATATCCCTCAAAATAAAGCTATACAAGAAAATTTAAAAACTAAACAAGAATACGAAAAAATGCAAGAAAACAAAAAAGAATTTGAAAACAAAAAAGAAGAATTAAAAGAAAAAATCGAACAACAAAACAAAATAAAAACAGAAGATAAAGAAAGTAAAATTGGTATTAAATATAAATTTGTTATCACTAATGAAAATGTTAGTTTTAAAAAATTAGGTATGAAAGAAGAAGATTTACAAAATTTGATAAGAGAGTTTGATACTACAGCATTAAATTTACAAGAGTTGCAAGATATTTGTAATCTTATTGCGTATTATTTTCAAGTAAATGGTTATCCTGCGGCGGTAGCTTATATCCCTCAACAAGAATTTGATGGAGAAAATGTTCAAATTAATATATCTTTAGGAGTGTTAGGTAGTTATATTATTAAAAATAAAACTACCATCAAAGATCATTTTATAGAAAGTAAGCTAAATCAAAGAATTAAAAATAAAATCATTTCTACTAGACTCATAGAAGATAGTGTGTATAAAGTCAATGAAATGTATGGATTGCAAACTCTAGCAGGCTTGCAAGCAGGTGTAAATTTAGGTGAAACTGATGTGGTTATAGAAGTAGAGCCAATTACCAAGGCTAATGTATTATTATATGCGGATAACTATGGTAACAAAAATACAGGAGAGTATAGAGCTGGTATTAGTATGGGGTTTAACTCTATATTTAATATGGGAGATTATTATAATTTTTATTTACAATCAAGCAATGAAAGTCAAATCAATTATGGAGCTAATTATACTTTCTTTTTAGGGAATTTAAAAATTACTCCAAGTATATCTCAAGGAAGCTATTCTTTGGGTGGAGATTATGAAGGTTTAGGTTTTAGCGGAACTTCAAGAAATATTGGAGTGGATTTTTCTTATCCTGTGTGGATTGATACTTATTCATCTTTGTATTTTACCTCTAGTTTTTATCATAAAATACTTAGCGATGTAACCGCAGATATTTTAACTTTTGATAAAAGTTCTAATGTAGGAAGTATGGGTTTGGAAGGTTTGCTTAGATCTTTTGAAAACAATACTTTTAGTTATAGTGCTAAGGTAAGTGTGGGCAAAGTTAATGATGATGGAACCACTATATTTGGAGATACATCTAAAAGCGATTCTAATGGATTTGGTTGGTTTAGAAAATTAAATGCTAGTGTGAATAATTATTATAGTATTAATGAATATATTACTCATACTATCAATATCAATTATCAAAAAGTTTTAGGAAATTTTGAGCTTGATCCTTCTGAAAGCTCGTTTTTAGGTGGAGCTTATGGGGTAAGAGCTTATGGCGATGGAGAGGGCAGTGGAGATAATACCATAATAGCTAATTTTGGTATAAGAATAAATATACCAAACACTAATTTATATTTTACCCCTTTTTATGATGTAGGTTATGCTTGGTATGAAAAAGACTCAGGAAATAGATTAGCAGATGAGCATTTTTTAGATGCAGTAGGATTGCAAATACTATATAACAAAGCAAGTAAATACTACATCAAATTAGATGTAGCAAGAGCTTTGCATAAATACAAATATGATGATGAGCATAGGATGAAACTATATTTGAGCACTGGATTGTATTTTTAA
- the ileS gene encoding isoleucine--tRNA ligase, with protein sequence MDYKDTLLLPNTTFAMRANLAELEPKRFNKWFENNYAYEKMKQKRQNASESFTLHDGPPYANGHLHIGHALNKILKDIIIKMHYFQGKKVRFTPGWDCHGLPIEQQVEMKLKDKKQNLSKKEIREFCREHAKEFVNIQKDEFKSLGVIADWDNPYLTMKNAFEADIYKALCEIAKKGLLLERSKPVFWSWAAKSALAEAEVEYEDKEDYSIFVAFALDELSCQKLGVKNAKAVIWTTTPWTLPANQAISLNPNEKYVITQEGFIFAKDLLETMVNKGFSEGKIQKELLGAEFENLSAINPLNQRKSTLILGDHVLMDGGTGLVHTAPGHGEDDYYVCLKYDIEVIMPVDDGGCYDETLRLKKLLPEHLLNEFIGLHIFKANERILELLGDSLLESSKFTHSYPFCWRTHKPVIYRATKQWFILMDEKKLDSKSLRELALEQLSSVKFYPESGVKRLSSMIENRPDWCISRQRDWGVPIAFFRDKKSQEVIFDTEILDHLVSIFEEKGADAWWDLEIKDLLPNSCKYNPDDLEKVYDILDVWFDSGSTWEAVLNSNRYDAGEYQASMYLEGSDQHRGWFQSSLLISTAINHKTPYKNILTHGFTVDEKGQKMSKSKGNVILPQNVAKNYGVEILRLWIMLSDYSSDLKISDNILKQVSEQYRKIRNTIRFLLANTNDIEFVETKNFTLLDKWILMRAKNAFEICENAFEKYEFAKGFSVLLNFLSADLSGIYLDICKDRLYCNAKDDAKRVSAQSAMVLIARKLFTLLAPSLTYTIDEALEHANIAIKENAKDVFDLILKNGFEYEFKIEDELFIKSREKFFEIIDGLKKEKLIKSTLELNLQTSANELLSEDLEEISDWFMVSLVENLDDKEALAEFKVDNVSFRIVKSSLHKCPRCWKFLAKEVECLCPRCSGVEKEKNV encoded by the coding sequence ATGGATTATAAAGATACGCTTTTATTGCCTAATACGACTTTTGCTATGCGCGCAAATTTAGCAGAGCTTGAACCTAAGCGTTTTAACAAATGGTTTGAAAATAATTATGCCTATGAAAAAATGAAACAAAAAAGACAAAATGCTAGTGAGAGTTTTACCCTACATGATGGTCCTCCTTATGCAAATGGACACTTACATATCGGTCATGCTTTAAATAAAATCTTAAAAGATATCATCATTAAAATGCATTATTTTCAAGGTAAAAAAGTGCGTTTTACTCCAGGCTGGGATTGTCATGGCTTGCCGATTGAGCAACAAGTTGAAATGAAATTAAAAGATAAAAAACAAAATTTAAGCAAAAAAGAAATTCGCGAATTTTGTAGAGAACATGCTAAAGAATTTGTAAATATCCAAAAAGATGAATTTAAATCTTTAGGGGTGATTGCAGATTGGGATAATCCATATTTAACTATGAAAAATGCTTTTGAAGCAGATATTTATAAAGCTTTATGCGAGATTGCTAAAAAAGGGCTTTTGCTTGAAAGAAGTAAGCCTGTGTTTTGGAGTTGGGCTGCTAAGAGTGCTTTGGCTGAAGCTGAAGTAGAGTATGAAGATAAAGAAGATTATTCTATATTTGTAGCTTTTGCTTTAGATGAGCTTTCTTGCCAAAAACTTGGCGTTAAAAATGCAAAAGCAGTTATTTGGACTACTACTCCATGGACTTTACCTGCAAATCAAGCTATATCTTTAAATCCAAATGAAAAATATGTCATCACTCAAGAAGGTTTTATTTTTGCTAAGGATTTACTTGAAACTATGGTAAATAAAGGCTTTAGTGAAGGAAAAATTCAAAAAGAGCTTTTAGGAGCTGAATTTGAAAATTTAAGTGCTATCAATCCACTCAATCAAAGAAAATCTACTTTGATTTTAGGTGATCATGTATTAATGGATGGTGGAACAGGGCTTGTGCATACTGCTCCAGGGCATGGGGAAGATGATTATTATGTGTGTTTAAAATATGACATTGAAGTAATTATGCCTGTGGATGATGGTGGGTGTTATGATGAAACTTTAAGGCTTAAAAAACTTTTACCAGAGCATTTGTTAAATGAATTTATAGGACTTCATATTTTTAAAGCTAATGAGCGTATTTTAGAACTTTTAGGGGATTCTTTGCTTGAAAGTTCAAAATTTACTCATTCTTATCCATTTTGTTGGAGAACTCATAAACCTGTTATTTATAGAGCAACCAAGCAATGGTTTATTTTAATGGACGAGAAAAAACTTGACTCAAAATCTTTACGAGAATTAGCATTAGAGCAGTTAAGTAGTGTTAAATTTTATCCAGAAAGTGGTGTGAAAAGACTTAGTTCCATGATAGAAAATCGCCCTGATTGGTGTATCTCAAGACAAAGAGATTGGGGGGTTCCTATAGCATTTTTTAGAGATAAAAAATCTCAAGAAGTGATTTTTGATACAGAAATTTTAGATCATTTAGTGAGCATTTTTGAAGAAAAAGGGGCTGATGCTTGGTGGGATTTAGAAATTAAAGATTTACTACCAAATTCTTGCAAATATAATCCTGATGATTTAGAAAAAGTTTATGATATTTTAGATGTTTGGTTTGATAGTGGAAGTACTTGGGAAGCAGTGTTAAATTCCAACAGATACGACGCAGGAGAATATCAAGCTTCTATGTATCTTGAAGGAAGCGATCAGCATCGTGGATGGTTTCAAAGCTCTCTTTTAATCTCCACTGCAATCAATCATAAAACTCCATATAAAAATATACTTACTCATGGTTTTACCGTAGATGAAAAAGGTCAAAAAATGAGTAAATCTAAAGGCAATGTCATCTTGCCTCAAAATGTTGCTAAAAATTATGGAGTAGAGATTTTAAGACTTTGGATTATGCTGAGTGATTATTCAAGCGATCTTAAAATTTCAGATAATATTTTAAAACAAGTAAGCGAGCAATATAGAAAAATAAGAAACACCATAAGATTTTTACTTGCAAATACCAATGACATAGAATTTGTAGAAACTAAAAATTTCACTCTTTTAGATAAGTGGATTTTAATGCGTGCTAAAAATGCTTTTGAAATTTGTGAAAATGCTTTTGAAAAATATGAATTTGCAAAAGGTTTTAGTGTGCTTTTAAATTTTTTAAGTGCGGATTTAAGTGGAATTTATCTTGATATTTGCAAAGATAGATTGTATTGTAATGCTAAAGATGATGCTAAAAGAGTAAGCGCGCAAAGTGCAATGGTGCTAATAGCTAGAAAACTTTTTACACTTTTAGCTCCAAGTTTAACTTACACTATAGATGAAGCTTTAGAGCATGCAAATATAGCTATAAAAGAAAATGCTAAAGATGTTTTTGACTTAATATTAAAAAATGGTTTTGAATATGAATTTAAAATTGAAGATGAATTATTTATCAAATCAAGAGAGAAATTTTTTGAAATTATTGATGGATTAAAAAAAGAAAAACTTATAAAATCAACACTAGAGTTAAATTTACAAACTAGTGCAAATGAGCTTTTAAGTGAAGATTTAGAAGAAATTTCAGATTGGTTTATGGTGAGTTTGGTTGAAAATCTTGATGATAAAGAAGCTTTAGCTGAATTTAAAGTAGATAATGTCAGCTTTAGGATAGTTAAATCTTCATTGCATAAATGTCCAAGATGTTGGAAATTTTTAGCAAAAGAAGTAGAATGTTTGTGTCCAAGATGTAGTGGGGTTGAAAAAGAAAAAAATGTTTGA